GGGAAGGAATAattacaattttcaattttgatgaGAGATTTAGAATTTGGTGTAGTTATATTATTAGATTATAATTTTCAAACAAACCCTTAATTACTCCCAAAAATTAAGAGGAGTTTTAACAATATATAATAtccttaattatgtttttttttcctttttggatATACATAACTATCATTAACTTTCTATATTGATTAGAAATATATCAatggaaaaaaattagaaaaaagaaaattaggttttcttttccttcttagGTAGACATAATTATCATTAACTTTCTATAATTATAATTGATTAGAAATATGTCaatgaaaaatttagaaatagGAATTAACACCTTCCTAATTTggtaaattatcaattttatattttggatCAACTCTTATTTTAGACcgaaaaaagtaataatttaacatcagacttttttttcttgataaacTAAGTTACAAACCAAATCACATTTACAACTTATTtcgaattaaattttttaaaaatattatttcatttttaaatctTAAACTTAATCAAACACTGTCACGTAAAATACGAAACGAGAGGAGAGTATGCAAGCTATCATAAGCCCCAACTCTCTCATAAACCTCCAACTTTCAACTCTCCTCTTGGGCCAATTGAAAATGATATAtctttaactttcttttcttcctttcaTTTATCtcacaaatcaaaaaaataaataaaaattatataaataaataatatgctttttaaaaaaaataaaataaataacttccTAAATTTGTAGTGTTGATGACCAAAATATTCTCTTACTCTTATGCTCAGATTCCAGTTTTTTCTTACCTTTCTCTGTCATTTGCTTAGAGCAATATCTCTGTGGCAAAGAGCTGTTCAACTGCATTTTAGCATATTGTAATCCACCCCACCCCCCCTCCACCCACCCCACCCCCCTCAACTGTCTTCCTACTACAGCTACCACTGTCATTTTCTCCATTATATGAATCTTGATTTCCCAATAATCTTTGTAGTTGTGTTGTTTTCTGTATTGTCTTGAGAGTTTTGCTCTTGTGTTGAAGTAAAGATTAATGGGTATTGGTTGAAATTCttgaaatttcaataaaaattgtatCTTTATGGTTTTAAAAAACACCTGCTATGGATCTGGAAACAGGGGTTAATCAGAATCGTGTTAAGGTAAAGTGTTAAAAAGTTTAGTTTTTTAGTTAATGTTTTAGAAATTCAAGATCACccttttgataattttttgtgGGGTTTGCAGAAAGAATCATGGAAGACAATCTTGACATTGGCTTATCAGAGTTTAGGAGTTGTTTATGGGGATTTGAGTACATCACCTTTGTATGTGTACAAGAGTACTTTTGCTGAAGACATTACACATTCAGAGAGTAATGAAGAAATTTATGGGGTTTTATCATTTGTGTTTTGGACATTGACTTTAGTTCCTCTTTTGAAGTATGTGTTCATTGTGCTTAAAGCTGATGATAATGGTGAAGGTGGAACCTTTGCTTTGTATTCACTACTTTGTAGACATGCTAAGGTTAATTCATTGCCTAGTTGTCAGTTAGCAGATgaagacttatcaagttataaGAAAGATAATATTATTAGTCCTGCTCCAACTACTTTTGGGGCCACACTTAAATCAACTTTGGAGAGACATAGAGTTTTGCAGAGATTTCTGCTTGTATTGGCTTTAATTGGAGCTTGTATGGTTATTGGAGATGGCATCCTTACACCTGCTCTTTCAGGTATGACAATAGTCAATTCTGCTCCGAAGCCTCGATTCGAACTCCAAAGATGAAATCCCAAGTGATTGCATTGATGACATAATTATTATTGCATTTATTGCTGTTGTGCTTTCTTCGATTTTAGTATTACATGTTAGTTCCCCTGCTTcagttattgtatttatttgttgttgctaACTGTTCTTGTTTTCAACATGGTTTTTTTTCCACGAAAGGAATTTGCTTTACAGACttatcttttgatattctttaCTTGAGCCGTGGTTTGTCGGAAATAGCCTATCTACCTTCACAAAGTAGGGGTAAGACTGCATACACGCCAGCCACCGCAGACCCCACTTTTGGATTACACTGGCTATGTGTgctattgttgttattgctaGTGCACTATTTTTTCTAGTTCCTACCGCTTTTCGACATATAATTTTTGCCAGCTACCCCTTGGAAATGAAAAGGAAACTCGATCCTCAACCATCCGGATACTTGGTTCATGGTGGCAATTCACCCTTGCAATTGACTCTCGTTTTGTCTTTACCTGGAGGCATGAGACAACTCTCTCTACAAAACTTGGCAAAATAGCCCTCGACTACTTGGGATTAAACTACTTAGCCTTGGAGGGATAAGTGTTGGATTTAGAGAATCATGCCCTGATAGACATGTAAATATTGCCGTAGTGGACCTGAATAGAACGGAATGGTATAGATGATTCATATAAGCGGCTTCAACTGACTTGGGATTATCACATGGTTGATTGGTTGACCAAAAGTTTGGAATTTGTGGTGTTTGTTAGTTTCTGACATCATTCACTTTTTGTGGACTTTTTTGCAGTTTTCTCAGCAGTATCTGGCATTGAACTTGCTATTGGAAAAGAACATCACAAATGTAAGTATTATCTAATCTTTTTCTATGAGACCATTATGCTATATGTTTTTTCTTAAGCTGCTTAACCTCGAAGAAAAATTATACGGTTAACAGTGATTGTGCCTTTTTTACGCTATAGCTTTTCACCAAGGGGAAACTTGATGAACCTTCAAgttcaaatttaaacaatttcaGATAATCTGgtaaataagagaaataaaaatgacTGTGTACTCTTTATTAAGTGGTTTTTCGACATTTTCAAAACGACAGAATTTGAAGTTAAAGATTATAAAGCACTAGTACTATTTCCATGGTGCACATTTTGAATTCATGAGAAATGGATTTCGAACTTCTTGAAACCCGTCGTGATCTTATCATATGCTAATTAACATGTCTATAGATTACCAATTCCATCTGACTGGAGCCAGTCAAATAAGATTCGAAGGCATGACTCCCCCTAATCCAACATTAACGATAAAAGTTGAAACATGTAACCATACATGTAAATGCAAAGTTATTAGCCAAGTATTTGGTTTtagtttattacttttattgtcCTGTATATTCTCCAAACACAAGTCCACATAAATGATTTTGTGATTCCAAATGACAGCCAATGAATTTAGGGGAAACCGGATCTTTTTCATAAGTTAGGTACAATCGTTGATGCTGGCAAAGTATAGTGAGAAATATCCTCAGACCTTGAGAGATACAAGGAACATAATACCCCCTGGTAGTGCTCCAATATCTTGCCAAAAGTGATTATTCACATTGTTTCATTATCTTCGTAGCTTAAAATGTCTAGCTCGATAGGTTTTCAGCCTGCTTAATCATGAAAGAACATCTAGAATTCTCTTCCTACCATTTGGAGATTCTTTAATATAACATGTACAAAACAAAGTTGGCAAATCATTTACACAAAGGAAAACAGGCAACATAAGACATTAGAATAAGAAGGGTCTAACATTTTATTATGAGGACCTTTTGAACATGTCTATTTGAGTGATATATTCTAGCttccatttctttattttattcaaatttgtgTAGTTCattcaaaatactatttaatTCTTGATCCCTATGCTCAAAATGACATGCTATCTTtctaaaatatgtcatttgcaGATGTAGAAGTTCCACTTACTTGTGTCATACTGATAGCCTTGTTTGCCCTTCAGCATTATGGCACCCACAGGGTTGGATTTTTGTTTGCACCTGTTGTGATAACATGGCTTATGTGTATCAGTGCTATTGgtgtatataatataataacgTGGGACCGTCATGTGTATCGAGCGCTGTCTCCATATTACATGTATAAATTCCTGAAAAAAACTCAAAGAGGAGGCTGGATGTCCTTGGGAGGGATCCTCCTGTGCATAACAGGTAAAATATAGTTATCAATTGCTTTCTGATTATTTTCCTCAACCAAAATAGTTATCTACTACTTTTCTTTTGGGACGATGATCATCAAATGTACAACTATATCTTTCAGGTTCAGAAGCAATGTTTGCTGATCTAGGACATTTCTCCCAGTTATCAATACAGgtatatattcatttttcatgttatttCCTGTTCTGTACACTTGAATAGGTTTAATGGTCACACATTCATCATGAAGAGTTTCTGATTTCGAAAGTCTCACCACAACTtctcaaaaagtatttttacGTGTCTGGCCTAAGAAATAGTAATAGGCTCACGCATACAAGGATGTTCTGaagacctaaaataaatattaactatGAACCCTCTCTAGTATTGATGTTTTTAAATGAGACGGTTATACCATAAAAGCATATATGCAATGCAACTGTTGACAGTAATCCTCTTTCCAGAGAGCTAATGTTACTGATGTGATTACAATGCGATGAATTAATGGTCAGTAAGAATAGTTTCAAGGTACATCTCTTTAAAGGTTCTCTTTTTTTCTATAGAAAAACAGAAGCTGAATCGAGTTGATTGTTTACATATAGTCAAGTTGTGTATCTGTACCAGAGTTAGATGTATAAAGAGACTATTTTCCCTATTGCAGATTGCTTTTACCTTCATGGTTTATCCATCACTGATACTCGCATATATGGGACAAGCTGCTTATCTTTCACAGCATCATATTATTGAAAGTGAAAGCTATGGTATTGGCTTTTATGTTTCAGTACCAGGTATGTATATTCCTAGTTGCTTTTACGGGGGAAACATAATGGTAGTAAGAAAATTCAGCTGATGAAGGTCATCTCAAATTTGTTGTTTCAGAGATACTACGGTTGCCTGTTCTAGTGATTGCTATACTTGCAGCTGTGGTAGGGAGCCAAGCCATAATCACTGGAACCTTTTCAATTATTAAACAATGCTCCTCTCTGGGTTGCTTTCCTAGAGTCAAAATAGTGAATACGTCGTCAAAAATACATGGACAGATCTATATTCCAGAGATCAATTGGACCTTAATGCTACTATGCTTGGCTGTTACTATTGGCTTTAGAGACACCAAAAGGATGGGCAATGCTTCAGGTATGGATGTAATGATATGAATTAAGGGAAACTGAAGATTTGATTTGTCGAAATCATTTACCTTCCTGGATGGATTGTTAAACTTAAAGTGTCTTTATTGGAGTTCACCAAATAATCAATCTATAAATTGACTGATAAAGTTAACTGTCATAATGTTCTTTGTGATTGGTTCTGTCCTAAAACAAAATTACTTATTGAATCTGTTCCCTCCTCCGTGGTAGACCAATTTTCATGTTTAATGCTAAATGATATTCATTTCTAATCCACATCCccattttttgctttatatcaGGTTTGGCAGTCATAACTGTCATGCTGGTTACGACTTGTTTGATGTCATTGGTGATTGTTTTGTGCTGGCGCAAGAGTGTCCTCCTTGCACTTTGCTTTGTGATATTCTTTGGGACGATTGAGGCCTTGTATTTCTCAGCTTCTCTGATTAAATTTTTGGAAGGAGCATGGGTGCCTATTGTGATGGCCTTTGCTTTCATGATAGTAATGTGCATTTGGCATTATGGCTCTTTAAAGAAGTATGAATTTGATGTCCAAAACAAGGTCTCTGTTGAGTGGCTACTCGGTCTCGGTCCCAGCCTAGGCATTGTAAGAGTTCGTGGCATTGGCCTCATACACACTGAGCTCGTATCCGGAATCCCAGCAATCTTCTCACACTTTGTTACCAATCTTCCAGCATTCCACCAGGTCCTAGTCTTCCTCTGTGTCAAATCTGTCCCAGTTCCTCATGTTAAACACGAGGAGCGTTTCCTCGTTGGACACATTGGTCCAAGAGAGTACCGCATATACAGATGCATTGTCAGGTATGGTTATCGCGATGCTCATAAAGATGACTCAGAATTTGAGAATGATCTTGTCTGTAGCATAGCTGAGTTCATAAGAACAGGAAAGATGGGGTTGAATGTTAACGGTGAAGATCTCAGAAAGGATTTTGAAGACCTGACTGTTGTTGGAACCCCATCAACTCATCTATCAGGTGTTCAACTCCGTGAGGACGAAGATGTTAGTGCTGAATTAGTTGGAACATCAGAACGAAAAGAAATACTATCTCCACGCGTAACAAAGCCTAAGAAAAGGGTGAGGTTTGTTATACCAGAATCTCCCAAGATTGATAGAGGTGCACAAGAAGAGTTGAGGGAACTGATGGAAGCAAGGGAAGCAGGTATAGCTTACATATTGGGTCATTCCTATGTAAGAGCCAAACAAGGATCTAgcttatttaagaaaatagcTATAAATTTTGGTTATGACTTTCTGAGAAGGAACAGTAGACCACCTATATACACTTTAAGTGTACCCCATGCTTCTACTTTAGAGGTAGGAATGGTTTACAATGTATGATGTTTTGTATACaggaaaaaaagaacaaataatgaatgttgtacatgtgtttgtaGTTTTTGTATGAATAGAAAGAGAAGTCAGTAACAACCAGTTTGTATACACCTCGACTAATTTCATGGACTATATGTTACCTCCCATCAACACATGTATAGTATAACTCTATCCAACGAAACATTGACATTTGAGAAAAGATCACCTATCACCACATTCAAATTTATGtaatgtatttttagcggcaattaacaTTCTTTGTATGTATACCAAAAGTTTTcagcgacattggttctaatggcATTTAACTACTGtcggtaaagactttaacattctttattaatgtaaatatttattgttgttaAAAGTTGCAGTGATATAGttaaattttggtcattttgcaTAAAGATTAGACATATATATGgtacaattttaaatatttttgcaaCAAGTTCATAGATAAAATGActgaattttaatattttctgcATGAAGTTCATTTTAACAAGATTTTGCCCAAAACataattagtatttaatattGGGTATCAATTagtctttttgaaaaatatagaagtaaTCCATATAGAAACCCAGTATCAACTGGGCCAATAAGACCTCAAAGTAACACAAGGCAGAAGCCCAAAGTTACAACTTCATTCACAAGGATATATAACGACGTTATCATCATCTTTTTGCTTCTCACTCGATGTCGAGCATCAACATTGAAACtcattattttgaatttgtgtCGTATAGGGCCTCTTTTGGGAGAAAACACTTTCTACCAACGATTTTTCCATACTTAGGGCTTGAACCGAAGACCTTTGGTTAGGAGTATAgcaaatataataacaataataatattactacatgaatttttttttctctaaaaataCTACATTATAAATCATACTcatttgtttcaatttgtttgacatacttttttttttagtccATTACTTTTTCAACTCAAGAAATGCTAAAGCTATTTACAGTTGATATTTCTAGCTAAGTCGAAAGGAGGGCTTTAGGCAAAGAGCAACTCTCAAGAAgaatatctttctttttttaacaacttttcaatttcaacttttcatctatatttaaaatcacaagattaaaagacaTTTTAGTAACCATTTGCTCTATCTttttaagaccacaaaattaaaaaatctttttgatttttctaaattttatgtCAAGACAAAATAAGTCACTTTAATCTGATAAGCAAATGGTATTCTAGGtcaatttagtattttatttaaaattttatgtttattaatttttaaaataaagacaaATTTTGTATATTAAGAAAACATACAATTGTAACTATTTATATAACTCAAATGTCAACGTAACATCTAAAcattcaaatatgtatttaaattcaAACCTATAAATATCAATACATACGTTAATATTCAGATATATATTTAGATTCAGACAATTCTGTGTCGGAGACGCAATTtttgactcaaaatatttattgtatGAATTTGGAGGGGACATAGAAATGACAAAGAAAACGtggaaaaagagaaaagaaattcTCATAGGTTGCTTGAATTATACGTTTGAAACATTCCATGCAAGTAAGTGGGCCCCACACAAAGCCCAATCTCGTCGGCCCATACATTATCTTATCACAAACTGCCTTCAATTATGCTCTGTTTTGGATAAACTTGGCCCCGCtacataaaagataaaaaaagaaaaaaaaaatacataaatacatgatttaatttattatatcctCCAAAATTCTTTTatcatttaagaaaattataaaaattcatgTGTTACGTAATGTATAAGTCGAATATATCAGATATATCACTTTATGATGTATTAGAACGTATGTGATGTATCAAAATATTACTTTACGTGACATATCAGTTAGTTAAGCAATGTATCAATCGGATACATcactttatgtgatgtattaaTCGCTAGTATGCgatgtattaaaatattgagTGATGTATCAGAAATCGTAACGTGATTGTTAGGACGTATAGGGAAGTGTAAATCGAGACATATGTATCGAGGCATTTTGGATAGTGATAGATCCAGAATTTCTTAGTTATGGACGCTCAACTATTCGTAATTTGAAATCGGTACCAAAATGGGTGCTCAattcacatattcatacaaaGTATATTAGTTTAGTCTCCAAATGTAATGGGTGCTCAAGCACCCATGCACCTGAATGTGTATCCACCACTGATTTTGGATATATCTGAATTCCACCAAAATTAAGAACTTTTGTAATTTGAATAGAAATAGAATATGATTAACTCTTAATACTATAAGATTTgtgtaaaaatatttgttagatAAATTCATCAACATTTACAATTTAagtgaataatttatttatttttgttcgtATATGCATCAACTTGTGTGCAACTcaactaatttaataaaatacattatGTCTTCCAATTATCTCAGCTAATTCcataaaatttattcattttataccAATAATATGgaattataaatatcaaatgaCTCTATCCACTAAAAACAGAATAAtatttcaaactcaaagaaATAGTATTGATTAGTCGCTTAGATGTCTGTTGGTAAGCAACCGtccaaaaaatacaattaaatttttttttaaatattaaaaatatatttctttcaatttctaTCTGAACCCTGAATCCTATATCTTAAATAAAACtatgaatataaatttaataaagtttCCCTGtactttaaatataattataaaatataaatttaataaaaattttaatatagataTTAAATAAcgaattgaaactaaaaaatgGACACTTCTGTGATtggaaaactttagaaaaattaaatgggaaataaatagaTCACAATAATCAATATTGGACTTGAAGCCATGCACATGGGATTCACATGGGTTCTGgctaattttatttcttgatcTGTGTGTATATAATCAAGTAAAGTAGGCATATGAACAATATTTAGTTgaaattgtgaaaaaaaatatatttaaagttgaagttcacaaacaataataatattttttaaaaaaaaggttggactttagaattgaaaattaaagttatgcttTAACATGACttttaaatggaaaaaagaTGATATTTTGTGAAAGAATCTATGTGTTATATTCCATTTGGATGCTTCGTAAACATggacttttaatattttatttgtattttaaaattaaaatattatttgaaaattggtGGTCAAACTAATATTTgcaaaaatgaaaatatcattATTTGTCAAAGAGGACCAATGTAATACATTCTTTGATTGGATTCAAATAATCAAATCTATTCATTTCAAAATCGGATAGAATTTGGTCTCATCTTTTAAAAGAGTAAGGCAAGAATTTTATATGttcttttaaaaatcattttcgctgtttttataaaataataattaagtttttatacattttaacctatgaaagtGTAGTcgaaatgagaaagagagagggcgtgtctatattaaaaaaaataattcaaatttacgCAAGAACGATCAACTATAGAAGACATACACCTTGTAAAGACAATATTATTGGATCAATACGAGGATAGGAAGAGAGACttacatatataatattcattGACCTAGAAAATACATTCAGTATAGTACATATAGAGGTCATCTAGAGATGTTTGGAGGATAGAGGTATACTGATGGACTACATAAAAGCGATTAAGAACGTGTATGAGAGATTCACAATTCGaattaaaacatgtgaggtGACTCAAAATACTTTTGATCATAATATAATCGTGTAGAAGTCAAGAGAGATAGAGACATGTtaaaaaactaaagaacaaaattAGACAAGACATAACGTAACATAAGGCAGTGTTTGGTAACTCATATTTTCCTTGATACACGCAAATGAAGAAGTGGTAAATATTAAATGTGCTCATCTAATTAGAACAGCAGCACGCGGAGCTTTTCATAATGACGTGGGGCTTTTTTATTGGATAAACATGCAAATGGTGGGTCCCAAATAGGGATTTAATCAAAGTTCGTAAGGTGCGACGAGGAAAATGGCAAGAGTGAATCCCACGTATATACTttgtagtttatttttttaatatttatattagcgtctgattaaatttagataaatattaatataattatattattaaaataaaataattttttgataaaaataatttatattattagaatTTCGAACTTAAAatctaaaagtttaaaaaaaaagaaatatttatcaaatcatTACAATGTTAGTTAGTTCCTTTTTGTCGGTTTGATATAATATTATCCATATTCAGTTTCTTTTATAAAACTTTCCCTTTCATGTTGCTTTAtttttaccaccttatcatttaaTGAGACGTTTccaaaataaaaactatttaatatttaattcatatcttatataaaaattgaggTTATGATCTCGaacattataattttaaaataactttatttttaagttaacgactttttatttgattttttacttTGACTGTCCTTTTCCATTTGCCAAATTTTATGCCCATCTATTAAAAAACAAgttgtaaatatttataaattaaaaatcaagatatttctaataaaataggtttttaattttttatttcttgtagATATGGGTCGGtacaaat
The window above is part of the Solanum pennellii chromosome 5, SPENNV200 genome. Proteins encoded here:
- the LOC107020517 gene encoding potassium transporter 6-like, with amino-acid sequence MDLETGVNQNRVKKESWKTILTLAYQSLGVVYGDLSTSPLYVYKSTFAEDITHSESNEEIYGVLSFVFWTLTLVPLLKYVFIVLKADDNGEGGTFALYSLLCRHAKVNSLPSCQLADEDLSSYKKDNIISPAPTTFGATLKSTLERHRVLQRFLLVLALIGACMVIGDGILTPALSVFSAVSGIELAIGKEHHKYVEVPLTCVILIALFALQHYGTHRVGFLFAPVVITWLMCISAIGVYNIITWDRHVYRALSPYYMYKFLKKTQRGGWMSLGGILLCITGSEAMFADLGHFSQLSIQIAFTFMVYPSLILAYMGQAAYLSQHHIIESESYGIGFYVSVPEILRLPVLVIAILAAVVGSQAIITGTFSIIKQCSSLGCFPRVKIVNTSSKIHGQIYIPEINWTLMLLCLAVTIGFRDTKRMGNASGLAVITVMLVTTCLMSLVIVLCWRKSVLLALCFVIFFGTIEALYFSASLIKFLEGAWVPIVMAFAFMIVMCIWHYGSLKKYEFDVQNKVSVEWLLGLGPSLGIVRVRGIGLIHTELVSGIPAIFSHFVTNLPAFHQVLVFLCVKSVPVPHVKHEERFLVGHIGPREYRIYRCIVRYGYRDAHKDDSEFENDLVCSIAEFIRTGKMGLNVNGEDLRKDFEDLTVVGTPSTHLSGVQLREDEDVSAELVGTSERKEILSPRVTKPKKRVRFVIPESPKIDRGAQEELRELMEAREAGIAYILGHSYVRAKQGSSLFKKIAINFGYDFLRRNSRPPIYTLSVPHASTLEVGMVYNV